The proteins below are encoded in one region of Pontibacter deserti:
- a CDS encoding complex I subunit 4 family protein: MITALLLFWPALAALLVLLIKGQGAKKVAFVAALVEFAIAIVATTGFDAGSGAMQHELNLPWVENAGIGFHIGMDGISLLMVLLTTFLVPLIILSAFKHDYKNPNTFYALILFMLTGLIGVFVALDAFVFYFFWEVALIPIYFIAAIWGGVNRIAVTFKFFVYTIFGSLFMLAAFVYLYFKTTGTGIANHSSDVQAFYQLALSAESQSWIFWFLFIAFAIKMPVFPFHTWQPDTYTESPTQATMLLSGIMLKMGIYGVLRWLLPVVPMGVSQWDELVLILSIIGIVYASVIAIRQHDLKRLIAYSSIAHVGLIAAGIFTLNEQGLQGGVIQMLSHGINVTGLFFIIDIIFSRTNTREITSLGGITQNAKALSIFFMILLLGSVALPLTNGFVGEFLLLSGVYQYNAWFGAVAGLTIILGAVYMLRMFQGVMFGTKSEYTEAFTDLTFNEKAVLIPLVIMVFWIGLFPNTFLSISEPAVMNLLTIINR, translated from the coding sequence ATGATAACAGCTCTTTTACTTTTCTGGCCTGCCTTAGCTGCACTTCTGGTGCTGCTGATTAAAGGACAAGGTGCCAAGAAAGTGGCTTTTGTGGCAGCTTTAGTTGAGTTTGCCATTGCTATAGTTGCAACTACAGGTTTTGATGCGGGTAGCGGTGCTATGCAGCACGAACTTAATTTGCCTTGGGTAGAAAATGCCGGTATCGGTTTCCATATCGGTATGGATGGTATCAGCTTACTGATGGTGTTGCTGACCACTTTCCTGGTTCCACTGATTATACTTTCGGCCTTTAAGCACGACTATAAGAACCCGAACACGTTTTATGCGCTGATCCTGTTCATGCTGACCGGCCTTATCGGTGTGTTTGTAGCACTGGATGCATTTGTGTTTTACTTCTTCTGGGAGGTTGCCCTTATCCCGATCTACTTTATTGCCGCGATCTGGGGTGGCGTTAATCGCATTGCGGTTACGTTCAAGTTCTTTGTGTATACCATCTTCGGTTCGCTTTTCATGCTGGCCGCTTTTGTATACTTATACTTCAAGACAACAGGTACAGGTATAGCCAACCACTCATCTGATGTGCAGGCTTTCTACCAACTGGCGTTAAGTGCAGAGTCGCAGAGCTGGATCTTCTGGTTCCTATTTATTGCCTTCGCTATTAAAATGCCGGTATTCCCATTCCATACATGGCAGCCTGATACTTATACTGAGTCGCCTACACAGGCTACGATGTTGCTTTCAGGTATCATGTTGAAAATGGGTATTTACGGTGTGCTTCGTTGGTTATTGCCGGTTGTACCGATGGGCGTGAGCCAGTGGGATGAACTGGTACTTATACTTTCTATCATCGGCATCGTTTACGCATCTGTTATCGCTATCCGACAGCACGACCTGAAACGCCTGATCGCTTATTCATCTATCGCACACGTTGGCCTTATTGCAGCGGGTATCTTTACCCTGAACGAGCAAGGTTTACAAGGTGGTGTTATCCAGATGCTGAGCCACGGTATTAATGTTACCGGTCTGTTCTTCATCATCGACATTATCTTCAGCAGAACAAATACCAGAGAGATCACCAGCCTGGGTGGTATCACGCAGAATGCAAAAGCACTTTCGATCTTCTTCATGATCCTGTTGCTGGGTTCTGTGGCGCTGCCGCTTACAAACGGTTTCGTGGGTGAATTCCTGCTGCTGTCTGGTGTGTATCAATACAATGCTTGGTTTGGCGCAGTGGCTGGCTTAACAATTATACTTGGTGCGGTTTATATGCTGCGCATGTTCCAGGGTGTGATGTTCGGTACAAAGTCTGAGTATACAGAAGCTTTCACCGATCTTACATTCAACGAAAAAGCTGTACTGATCCCGCTGGTAATTATGGTGTTCTGGATCGGTTTGTTCCCGAATACATTCCTGAGCATCTCAGAGCCAGCCGTGATGAACCTGCTGACGATCATTAACCGCTAA
- the aspS gene encoding aspartate--tRNA ligase: MLRTHTCGELRIDNVGEEVILTGWVQRLRDKGGMLWIDLRDRYGITQLSFEEGQTAQAVLGQARELGREYVIRVRGKVIERESKNEKIPTGAIELRVIKLEVLNAAKLPPFLIEDETDGGDDLRMKYRYLDLRRNPVRRNLELRHRVMRETRNYLDGHYFIEVETPVLIKSTPEGARDFVVPSRMNPGEFYALPQSPQTFKQLLMVSGFDKYYQIVKCFRDEDLRADRQPEFTQIDCELSFVTQEDILNTFEGLIHHLFQKVKGISLPKLARMTYADAMRLYGSDKPDTRFGMQFVELNNLVKNKGFKVFDDAELVVGINATGAASYTRKQLDELTDFVKRPQIGATGLVYARVNEDGSVKSSVDKFYSPEDLAEWARAFNAKPGDLLLILAGGKDKTRKALNELRLEMGSQLGLRDKDTFSALWVVDFPLLEWDEEMGRFHAMHHPFTSPKPEDLELIDDRPSDIRANAYDMVINGVEVGGGSIRIHDRRLQEQMFRLLGFSNDEAKAQFGFLMEAFEYGAPPHGGIAFGFDRLCSIFGGSDSIRDYIAFPKNNSGRDVMIDAPSPISDAQLDELHIRMRNVTTPQGK; the protein is encoded by the coding sequence ATGCTCCGAACTCATACTTGCGGCGAACTACGAATTGATAATGTAGGCGAAGAAGTTATCCTGACTGGCTGGGTACAGCGCCTGCGCGACAAAGGCGGCATGCTCTGGATAGACCTGCGCGACCGTTATGGTATAACACAGCTTAGCTTTGAAGAAGGCCAGACTGCACAAGCTGTTCTTGGTCAGGCCCGTGAGCTGGGACGCGAGTATGTGATTCGTGTACGTGGTAAAGTTATAGAGCGTGAATCTAAGAACGAAAAGATACCGACTGGTGCCATTGAGTTGCGCGTAATTAAGCTGGAAGTACTGAATGCTGCCAAACTGCCTCCTTTCCTGATAGAAGATGAAACGGATGGCGGCGATGACCTGCGCATGAAGTACCGTTACCTGGACCTGCGCCGTAACCCGGTGCGCCGAAACCTGGAGCTACGCCACCGCGTGATGCGCGAAACCCGCAATTACCTTGATGGACATTACTTTATTGAAGTAGAAACACCTGTTCTGATCAAATCGACGCCTGAAGGTGCCCGTGACTTTGTGGTGCCAAGCCGCATGAACCCCGGTGAGTTTTATGCCCTGCCGCAGTCACCGCAAACTTTTAAGCAGCTGCTGATGGTATCCGGGTTTGATAAGTATTACCAGATCGTGAAATGCTTCCGCGACGAAGACCTGCGTGCCGACCGTCAGCCGGAATTTACCCAAATAGACTGTGAGCTTTCGTTTGTAACACAGGAAGACATCCTGAACACATTTGAAGGGCTGATCCACCACCTGTTCCAGAAAGTGAAAGGTATAAGCCTACCTAAACTGGCTCGTATGACCTATGCAGATGCCATGCGCCTATATGGTTCTGATAAGCCGGATACACGCTTCGGGATGCAGTTTGTAGAGCTAAATAACCTGGTTAAGAACAAAGGCTTTAAAGTGTTTGACGATGCTGAACTGGTGGTAGGTATAAACGCAACCGGTGCTGCCAGCTATACACGTAAGCAATTAGACGAGCTGACTGATTTTGTGAAGCGTCCGCAGATTGGTGCTACCGGCCTGGTTTATGCGCGTGTTAATGAAGATGGCTCTGTAAAATCATCGGTCGATAAATTCTACTCTCCGGAAGACCTGGCGGAGTGGGCAAGAGCCTTCAATGCGAAGCCGGGCGATTTGCTGCTTATACTTGCCGGTGGCAAAGACAAAACCCGTAAAGCTTTGAACGAGCTTCGCCTGGAAATGGGATCGCAGCTTGGCTTACGCGATAAAGATACCTTCTCTGCGCTGTGGGTTGTAGACTTCCCACTACTGGAGTGGGATGAAGAAATGGGTCGTTTCCATGCTATGCACCATCCGTTCACTTCTCCTAAGCCGGAAGACCTGGAGCTGATCGATGACCGCCCAAGCGATATCCGTGCGAATGCGTATGATATGGTTATTAATGGTGTGGAAGTAGGCGGTGGCTCTATCCGTATCCACGACCGCCGTTTGCAGGAACAGATGTTCCGTCTGTTAGGCTTCTCTAACGACGAAGCAAAAGCACAGTTCGGCTTCCTGATGGAGGCATTTGAGTACGGTGCGCCGCCGCATGGTGGTATCGCCTTCGGCTTCGACAGACTTTGCTCTATTTTTGGTGGTTCTGATTCTATCCGCGATTATATTGCTTTCCCGAAAAATAACTCTGGCCGCGATGTAATGATAGATGCTCCATCTCCGATCTCCGATGCTCAGTTAGATGAATTGCATATAAGAATGAGAAACGTTACCACTCCGCAAGGAAAGTAA
- a CDS encoding dioxygenase family protein: MISFGLYFNIFLPILLLFTNCNGQAKQDEQTLNTQNGDRVGGPCETCEMIYVGMSETINATDTSAGWQLPGPKLIVTGTVYKADKKTPAPDIILYYWQTDNKGIYADKEGLDPKARRHGYIRGWVKTDKNGKYTIYTNRPASYPNSNAPAHIHILVKEPTLKNEYYIDDIMFSDDPLLPKGTRDASEVKGGSGVVKVTKQNGVQQATRDIILGSNIESYPRQK; encoded by the coding sequence ATGATCAGCTTTGGTTTATACTTCAACATATTCTTGCCTATACTTCTGTTGTTTACCAACTGCAACGGACAGGCAAAACAGGACGAGCAAACACTAAATACACAGAATGGAGACAGGGTTGGCGGCCCCTGCGAAACCTGTGAAATGATATATGTTGGGATGTCTGAAACTATAAATGCCACAGACACAAGTGCAGGCTGGCAATTACCGGGACCAAAGCTGATTGTAACAGGCACAGTATACAAGGCAGACAAGAAAACCCCGGCTCCTGACATTATACTTTACTACTGGCAAACAGATAATAAAGGAATTTATGCAGACAAGGAAGGTTTAGACCCAAAAGCAAGAAGGCATGGCTACATCCGGGGCTGGGTAAAAACTGATAAGAATGGCAAGTATACCATCTACACCAACCGACCAGCCTCCTACCCTAACAGTAATGCACCTGCTCACATCCATATACTGGTGAAAGAACCAACACTAAAAAACGAGTATTACATCGACGACATCATGTTTTCTGATGACCCTCTTTTGCCTAAAGGAACAAGAGATGCCAGTGAAGTGAAAGGCGGCAGTGGGGTGGTGAAAGTTACCAAACAGAATGGAGTGCAGCAGGCTACAAGAGATATTATACTTGGGTCGAATATTGAGAGCTATCCTAGGCAGAAGTAA
- a CDS encoding NADH-quinone oxidoreductase subunit N, giving the protein MTSIILLSVFGIVNLFVGFLKSKKILLPLALLFLIVVFGTNLLGWNNTQTYFNNMLTIDNYAVAFTGIMVLTTLLILPFSQSYIDKEDDNLAEYYSILLFSLVGAIMMVAYENMIMLFIGIEILSIAMYVLAGSNKRSLRSNEAALKYFLMGSFFTGVLLFGIVLIYGATGTFNITEISAANVMEDGTTNTMFTLGLLILVIGISFKIAAAPFHFWTPDVYEGTPTLFTTFMATVVKTAGVAAFYKLMHAAFGASFTAWFPTLIAITVLTLVVGNIGAVIQPSVKRMLAYSSISHAGYLLMTLVAFNDLSENAIFFYSLSYAVASVMSFGVLKLVSDERHDETFAAFNGLGKTNPLLAFVMTVSMLSLAGIPLTAGFFAKFFVFSAVVSTGNLMWLVVLAVILAAVGIYYYFKVVIAMYLQPAGENTKVPVSSFAALVLIICTILTILFGIAPSLVSNML; this is encoded by the coding sequence ATGACCTCGATCATACTTCTTTCAGTTTTTGGCATCGTTAACCTATTTGTAGGTTTCCTGAAGTCTAAGAAAATATTATTGCCGCTGGCCCTGCTGTTTCTGATAGTGGTGTTTGGCACGAACCTGCTGGGCTGGAACAATACTCAGACCTACTTCAACAACATGCTCACCATCGACAATTATGCGGTGGCATTTACGGGTATTATGGTGTTAACTACGCTGCTTATACTTCCCTTCTCTCAAAGCTATATTGATAAGGAAGACGATAACCTGGCAGAATATTACTCTATCCTGCTGTTCTCGCTGGTTGGTGCCATTATGATGGTGGCCTATGAGAACATGATCATGCTGTTCATTGGTATTGAGATCCTTTCGATTGCGATGTATGTGTTGGCAGGTAGCAACAAACGCAGCCTGCGCTCTAACGAAGCAGCCCTGAAATACTTCCTGATGGGTTCGTTCTTTACAGGTGTATTGCTGTTTGGTATTGTGCTGATCTATGGTGCAACGGGTACGTTCAACATCACGGAGATTTCTGCTGCCAATGTAATGGAAGATGGTACAACCAACACCATGTTCACACTTGGCTTGCTGATCCTGGTAATTGGTATCTCGTTTAAAATTGCAGCTGCTCCTTTCCACTTCTGGACTCCGGACGTTTATGAAGGTACTCCTACCCTGTTCACAACGTTCATGGCGACTGTTGTGAAGACTGCTGGTGTGGCGGCTTTCTATAAATTGATGCATGCTGCTTTCGGCGCGTCGTTTACAGCCTGGTTCCCAACACTGATTGCTATTACAGTCTTAACACTGGTAGTTGGTAACATTGGTGCGGTAATTCAGCCAAGTGTAAAGCGTATGCTGGCCTATTCATCAATCTCACATGCTGGTTATCTGCTGATGACGCTGGTTGCTTTCAATGACCTTTCTGAGAACGCGATCTTCTTCTATTCCCTGTCTTATGCTGTGGCTTCAGTTATGTCGTTTGGTGTACTGAAACTGGTATCGGATGAGCGCCATGATGAAACATTTGCAGCCTTTAACGGCTTAGGCAAGACAAATCCGCTACTGGCTTTTGTCATGACAGTATCAATGCTATCCTTAGCTGGTATTCCGCTTACCGCTGGTTTCTTTGCGAAGTTCTTTGTGTTCTCAGCGGTAGTTTCAACCGGTAATTTGATGTGGCTGGTAGTGCTGGCTGTTATATTGGCAGCTGTTGGTATCTACTACTACTTTAAAGTGGTAATTGCCATGTACCTGCAGCCTGCCGGCGAAAACACGAAAGTACCTGTTAGCAGCTTTGCAGCTTTAGTGTTGATCATCTGTACTATACTTACCATCCTATTTGGTATAGCCCCAAGTTTAGTGAGTAATATGCTGTAA